In Desulfosporosinus youngiae DSM 17734, the genomic stretch CTTCGATCATGATATCAACTGTCTTATTCATTGAAAAATCCTCCAAAGCAAAAGTTTTGAGATGGCCGCTTTTCTCGCAGAGGCGGAGTCTGGCAGATCTGAACTGTAATTATTTTTTTCATAGAAAAATTAGATTACATCTACTGTAGAGGTAAATATTAACCAATTGTAAATAAACTGTTACAGTTATGGGTTAAATTTGTTTTGTTCATATTAAAACGATATTGAAATCTCTAGTCTAGTATAGTTTTTAATGTCATTCTATAAATTGGCATAAAACTTGCTTATTAAATTATATATTGATTTCGACATTTGAACAAGACTAAATATTCCGATTATTCAGCGTAGTTTCGACTCTTTTGCCAGTTATTTCAATAAATGATTAAAGTTAAATGAAAAGGAGGAGAATACTCAATATTTACGTCGAAATTTGATTAATGGTAAAAGATTGCACAAGTCGAAAAGAAAAAAGAAGAAAGTCGATCTTGTAGAGGATATGGGAAGTGGGACAGTGGGGATAAATATTTAGGGGGCGAATGAGATGATAATTGTAGGAGAACTCATTAATGCGAGCAGAAAGGCAATTGGTGAAGCTATTCGGGCACAAGATGCAGAGGCAGTTAAAAAAGTCGCAGTTGACCAACGAGAAGCAGGTGCCAACTTTATTGATGTGAATGCTGGAATCTTCGTGGGGAAAGAAGCGGAATACCTCCAGTGGCTGGTAAAAACGGTTCAAGAGGCTACGGACGCGCCTTGTTGCATCGATAGTCCGGATCCAAATGCGATCCATGCGGCGCTATCGGTACATAAAGGGACGGCCATGATTAACTCCATATCTTTGGAAAAGAGCCGGTTTGATTCCTTGGTTCCTGTCGTAGCCGGGACTGATCTCAAGGTTATTGCCCTTTGCATGAGTGATGAAGGGATGCCCGAGACCACCGACCAACGACTCAAAATTGCTGATCGTCTGATCAATGGATTAGTGCAAAACAATGTCCCAATCGATAATATTTACGTCGATCCTCTGGTGCAGCCTGTCGCGACCAATAAGGATTTTGGCATAGAATTTCTCAATGCCATTGAGGCCATTTCCAAGCAATTCAAGGGTGTTCACACTATGTGCGGATTATCAAACATTTCCTATGGATTACCGAACCGTAAATTTATCAATCAAGCCTTTGCAATTATGGCCATTGCTAAAGGTCTGGATGGATTAATTATCAATCCGTTAGATAAAAGAATGCTGGCAGGTCTCGTCACGGCCGAAACCTTATTTGGACGTGACAACTTCTGTATGAACTATCTTAACGCCTACCGTTCACAATTGTTTGAATTCTAAAAAGACAAACAGTTCACTCAAGCCCAAAAGGCTGAGATGAGTAAAACCCTAGAAAACCAACAAAGGAACGTTGATCGTTCCTTTGTTGGTTCATATTAGAATTAAACAAAAAGTCGTCACCGATCTCGAAAGTAAATGAGACAAAAACATAATGAGTATAATCCATCAGACGAAGCAAGGGGGCAGCTATATGCAGGATCTTAAAATAGACGGGATTCTCGACAAGGCGAGACAAGAAAATTCCCTTAGCCGTGAGGAAATTCTGAGATTATTAGATATAACCTCAGAAAAGGAATTAGGGGAAGTTTCACAAGCTGCAAGGGAGCTTCGCGGACGATATTTTCAGAATAAAGTATTTCTTTATGGCTTCGTATATTTTTCGACATACTGTCGTAACGATTGCACCTTTTGTCTCTACCGAAAATCCAACCGAAATTATCCTCGTTATAGAAAAAACAGTGAAGAAATTATGACGACCGCTCACTGTTTGGTGAATTCCGGAGTGCATCTTTTAGACCTGACCATGGGCGAGGACCCCCTGTATTATCATTCAATCCATGGATTCAATGATCTTTTAAAAATGGTTAAAGTGCTAAAAGGAGAAACCCAAACCCCGATAATGATTTCACCTGGGATCGTTTCTCCGGAAGTTCTTTGGAAATTCAAAGAAGCCGGTGCCGACTGGTATGCATGTTACCAGGAAACCCACAATAAGACGCTTTATAATCAATTACGCATCGAGCAGAGTTATGAGGAACGGATGAATCGGAAGATCCTGGCAAAAGAAATGGGATACTTAATCGAAGAAGGATTGCTAA encodes the following:
- a CDS encoding methyltetrahydrofolate cobalamin methyltransferase, encoding MIIVGELINASRKAIGEAIRAQDAEAVKKVAVDQREAGANFIDVNAGIFVGKEAEYLQWLVKTVQEATDAPCCIDSPDPNAIHAALSVHKGTAMINSISLEKSRFDSLVPVVAGTDLKVIALCMSDEGMPETTDQRLKIADRLINGLVQNNVPIDNIYVDPLVQPVATNKDFGIEFLNAIEAISKQFKGVHTMCGLSNISYGLPNRKFINQAFAIMAIAKGLDGLIINPLDKRMLAGLVTAETLFGRDNFCMNYLNAYRSQLFEF
- the pylB gene encoding methylornithine synthase PylB, encoding MQDLKIDGILDKARQENSLSREEILRLLDITSEKELGEVSQAARELRGRYFQNKVFLYGFVYFSTYCRNDCTFCLYRKSNRNYPRYRKNSEEIMTTAHCLVNSGVHLLDLTMGEDPLYYHSIHGFNDLLKMVKVLKGETQTPIMISPGIVSPEVLWKFKEAGADWYACYQETHNKTLYNQLRIEQSYEERMNRKILAKEMGYLIEEGLLTGVGDTNEDIADSILTMASIGADQVRVMSFVPQENTPLANWKTNSHFRELLIIAVMRLVMPERLIPASLDVDGLKGLEQRLNSGANVITSIIPPSAGMAGVSQSTLDIDDGNRSIEKVLPVLKANRLEAATTEEYQAWVNVRKTHSIPPEKEIPILRAYIRS